In Spirochaetae bacterium HGW-Spirochaetae-1, the genomic stretch CTGCAGCAGGACGCCGCCAACAGGCTCGGTTTCACCTCACAGAAGACCATGATGATAGCCCAGCAGCTCTACCAGGGCGTGGAAGTAACCGGAGAAGGCCCCCTGGGTCTTATCACCTACATGAGAACTGATTCCACCAGGATATCGGAAATCGCCCTGAAGGCCGTGCGGGAATACATCGAAAATAATTTTGAGGAGGGATCGCTTCCCCCGTCTCCCAATTATTATAAAAACAAGAAGGGAGCCCAGGATGCCCACGAGGCCATACGTCCCACCGATTTAAACCGAACGCCCCAGTCACTGAAAAACGACCTGAGCAAAGATCAGTATAAACTGTATGACCTCATATGGAAGCGCTTTGTTGCTTCACAGATGACTCCAGAGGTTTCAGAGGTCACCACCGTTATTCTTGAAGCCGACAAATATCTCTTCAGGGCCACGGGGAGCACTATTCTCTTCCGGGGCTTCTCAATCGTCGAGAAGGATGATAAAAGCGAAAAAAACCAGCTCCCGGAACTGAATCCCGGCGACAGGGTGGAAATACTTGAGTACCTGCCGGAACAGCATTTTACAACACCGCCCCCGCGTTTTAATGACGCGTCGCTGGTGAAATTTCTCGAAGAATCAGGTGTAGGACGTCCCTCGACGTATGCCCCGACCATCGACACTCTGCTGAAAAGATACTATGTTACACGTTCGGGACGACAGCTTGTACCCACGGTCCTTGGCAAGCTGGTGAACAATATCATGAGTGAACACTTCCCGGAATTTGTCGCCGTTGATTTTACCGCCAGTCTGGAGGAAAAACTGGACCTTATCGAAGAATCGAAGGCAAGCTGGGTTCAAATGCTGAGCGAATTTTACCAGCCCTTTATAGAGACAGTCAATCAGGCTGATATCAATATTGTTGATATGAAGGGCATCCTCAATGAAGAGACGGACATGGTTTGTGAATTGTGCGGCAGCAAAATGATGAAAAAGCTCGGTAAGTTCGGATTCTTTCTTGCCTGCTCCGGCTTTCCCCAATGCAGAAATGCCAAACCTCTGCCCCTGGGCAAGTGCCCGCACTGCGGTGACGGAGATGTGGTAAAACGATCATCGAAAAAGGGAAAAGGGGCCTTTTATTCATGCACCAGGTATCCCGAATGTGAATTTTTGACAAGGGAAAGTCCTTCTGAACATAAATGTCCCCAGTGCGGCAGCCTTCTCTTCGAAAAAAGGCTGAAAGGTAAGGGTGAGGAACTCCATTGTCTCAACAAGACCTGCCATTACCGGGTTGAACTTCTCGATGAAGAGGTTACAAGAAATAATACAAATACTACGGACTAAGAGTTCTTATGCTCAATGAGATTGATCAATTCATGTCCTATCTTCAATATGAGCGGAACGTCTCGGACAATACCATCGAGGCATACAATCGTGATCTGATCGGATTATATAAATTTTTATGCGGTGATTACGAGCGTCATGCGACCTGGCAGTACGAGGTGAAGGTAACGGTTCATGATGATGATATTCTCATTGAGACAATCAGCAAGGATGATTTGACCAGCTACCTGGAATTTATTTTTGACAGCGGATTGAAGCGTTCCAGTATCGAAAGGAAAATTGCCGCAGTAAAAACCTTCTTTAAATTTCTTTATAACCGTGATATAATTGCCAGGAATCCCGCCGGAAGGATTATTTATCCCAAAAAGGGGAAGCGGCTTCCCCGCTTCCTGCATCTGAAGGAAGTCAACAATATCCTCAAATTTGAGGATGTAACCTTTATTGATTTCAGGGACAGGGCGCTGCTGGAAACCTTTTATTCCACCGGCTCGAGGGTCGCTGAACTGGCCGCGGCCCGAATCACCGATATTGATATGGAGTCGGGCCGGCTCAAGGTTTACGGCAAGGGGAGGGAGGAACGATTCGTTTTCATTACGGAAGAAACACTGCAGACCATTGATAGATATTTAAAGGAAAGAATTAAAAAATTTCGGGTCCTCTCGGAACCACTTTTTGTCAATAACCGGGGAGGAGGGATTACGGAGAGAGGAATTTTCGGCATTGTCGTCAAAAGGGCCCGGGCGGCCGGGATGCTGGAACGCGTTACGCCCCACACCTACCGGCACAGCTTTGCCACGGAAATGCTCAACCAGGGCGCTGATTTGCGGGCTGTACAGGAGATGCTGGGACATCGAAGCCTTTCCTCAACCCAGGTATATACTCATACAACGAAAGAACGGCTGAAAAGGGTATATGATCAAACACATCCCCACGCCCTGCTGCATAAAAATAAAAAGAAAAGTGACTAGCTATATGGGAAGTGTGGCTTTATCAAAGGTTAAGGTGCAATTTGGATAAGAAGATAATTTCAGGGAGAAAACCGTCTCTGGTCGTATCGCTCATTCCCGTCATTTTTCTCATCGCAACGCTGACAATAACGGTTATAATATTCGGGGATAAAGCCACCTCGGGACCTGTTCAGTCCGTACTGATGCTTGCCGCTGCTTTCGCTGCCGTATTCGCCCTGACTCACGGTATCAAATGGCATGATTTGGAGGAACACGTACTCGGGACCATGGCCGATGTCATGCAGCCCATTCTGATACTGCTGCTTATCGGTGCCCTGATCGGAGTCTGGATTCTTTCCGGAATTGTTCCTGCCATAATAGTCTGGGGTCTAAAGCTGCTCAGCCCATCTATTTTCCTTTTTACGGCCTGTATTATATCCTCGGTTGTTTCCATGGCCACAGGCAGCTCCTGGTCTACGGCCGGAACCATTGGCGTGGCCCTTGTCGGTATTGGTCAGGCCATGGATATGAATCTGGGCATGACGGCCGGGGCAATTGTTTCCGGGGCTTACTTCGGGGATAAGCTTTCTCCTTTTTCCGAGACCACAAACCTGGCGGCTTCCATGGCGGAAACGCCGCTCTTTGTTCATATCCGCCATATGATCTGGACCACGACCCCGGCACTTATTATTGCTCTGATTCTGTACCTTATACTGGGTTTTACCCAGTCTCATGCCTCCTATACACCGGAAAAAATTAAAATAATCACCGATATTATTAATTCAAAATTTGATACTTCCGTTTACATGCTGCTTCCGCCCGTTATAACAATCGGTATAATGGTGAAACGATTCCCCGCCATACCATCAATTATTATCGGTATAGCTCTGGGGATTATTTTCGCCCTTATATTTCAGCCCCAGGTAGTATCCGAGATGGCTGGAAAATCAGATCTTCCCATTGGCATGGCTTCCCTGAAGACATGCCTCGATACGGCAGCCACGGGCTTCAGGTCTTCCACGGGAATGGAAATCGTGGATAATCTTCTCAACAAGGGCGGCATGGCGGCCATGCTTAATACAATATGGCTCATCCTTTCGGCAATGTTTTTTGCCGGAGTCATGGATGGCAGCGGCATGATGGGGAGTATCGCCGATGGTATACTTAAAGGTATCAGGGGTTCAGGAAACCTGGTAGCTGCCACCCTGGGCACAGCCGTTCTCGTTAACATTCTTGCGGCGGAACAGTATCTTTCCATCGTCATCACGGGAAGGATGTACAAGGAGGCTTACGATAAACAGGGCCTGCACCGGAAGAACCTGTCGCGCGCACTGGAGGATGCCGGTACGCTCACATCTCCCCTGGTTCCCTGGAATACCTGCGGCGCTTTCATGGCCACTACCCTGGGAGTGGCCACCTACCTCTATCTGCCTTTTGCCTTTCTCAATATCATAACGCCCCTGGTTTCCCTCGTCTATGCCTACACGGGATTTACTATTGAGCATGTGAAGAAAGCCGGAGAATAATTTCGAGGATACCTATCCCGCATTAAATCCCTTTTCAATGATACCGCCACCCAAAACGCCGCCGTCGTTATCATAAAAAACGGCGGCCTGTCCCGGGGATATTCCCTTCTGTTTTTCCACGAAAGTTGCTCTTACACGTTCACCGTCCTGAATCAGATGAGCAGGGACGGGCTGCTGCGTTGAGCGTGTTTTAACCAGGATATCAATGTCGTCCATGCTTGTTGCTTTCATGTAATTGATATCGCCGGCCACAAGGCCCTCTGTTTCCAGTTCTTCGCTGAAACCCGCAGTGATTGTGTTGTCGCCGGCATTTATCCTGATAACATAGAGGGGGTGTGGCGCTGCTATTCCCAGGCCGCGACGCTGGCCAATGGTATAGTTGTGAATTCCTTTATGCCTTCCCAGGATATTTCCCTCTCTGTCTACGATATTTCCCGGAGGAGGCTCTGTCCCCATCATCTTGCCGATGAATTCAGAATAGTTGTTGTCGGGGATGAAACATATCTCCTGGCTTTCAGGGCCGTGGGCAATGGAGAGGTTGCGCTTGAGTGCCATATCACGGACTTCGCTTTTAAGAAAATCACCCAGGGGAAAGAGGACGCGCTCCAGCGTGTACTGTGAAAGCCGGTATAGAAAATAAGACTGGTCCTTCACCGGGTCCTTCCCCCGTGAGATGAAATATCTTCCCTTGCCGGATATCTTTATCTGAGAATAGTGGCCCGTGGCGATTTTTTCACATCCCAGGGTCAGAGCATACTCCAGGAGGTTTTTGAATTTAATAAGGGGATTGCAGTGTGTGCAGGGATTGGGAGTCCTGCCGTTCATGTACTCACGGCAAAAGGGATCAATGACCAGGTGATAAAAATCATCGCTTATCTCTTTAACAAAATGGGGAAAATCGAACTGTTTCGCTATTGCACGGGAATCCTCGATGCTTTTTTCTGAAAAAAAAGGATTGTTCCTGTCGGCGGGAATTCCTGTTTTAAAGTTCGCCGTTATGCCGATGATATCATGGCCCATTTCCCGGAGCAGAATGGCGGCGATGGTTGAATCAATACCACCGCTCATGGCGACTGCGATTTTCATAAAGTGGCTCCTCAATCGTATTTATTGACATGGAAAATACTCGCTGAAATATGTCCACAGAAATTTGTCACCTAATCGAGGGAAAGGTCTTCATGAAGAAATCCCTGGTATGTTCCCCTCCGGGAAAATTCATCGAGAATCGTTTTCTGAACCGTACCTTTATGCAGCCCCCACAGCGGAGCCACAAGAGATTCTTCATTTCTGTCGCCTGCCAGGCGGTGGATGAGGATATCGGGCCTAAGCCGTTCTATGAAATCACAGAGCGTAGATGTATATTCTTTGATGGTGAGCATGGGGACTTCTCCCCGGTTATACAGAAGCTCCAATGCTGAGCCCTTGATCACATGGAGGTGATGAAATTTTACTCCACATACGGGAAGTGATGCCATCTCCCGGGCTGTTTCCATCATATCATTCCAGGATTCACCGGGAATGCCCAGGATAATATGCGCGCAGACAGGAATATCACTCCTTGCTGCTCTCGTGACTGCATCTCTAGTTCTTTCATGGTCATGTCCCCTGTTGAGAAAGATAAGACTCCTGTCGTGCATGGTCTGCATGCCGATCTCTACCCATAGCTCGAACTGCGGTTTTCGGTACGACGCGATGAGCTCTATGACCTGGTCATCAAGAACATCGGGCCTGGTCCCTATCATGAGGCCCGTAACCCCTGGGAATGCAATTGCCGTATCATATAATTTTCTGAGTGTGGCTGTTTCCGCATAGGTGTTGGTAAAAGCCTGGAAATAGGCCAGATACCTGGTGGCGCTGTCGGAGCGTCTGAAGTTGTCCCGTGCAAAGGTCATTTGTCGCTCGATATCGGTAGTTCCACTGGTTGTGGGTGAAGCGGACCCGTCGTCGGAGCAGAAAATACATCCTTCGCTGCTCAGGGTGCCGTCCCGGTTGGGGCAGGAGAGCCCGGCATTTATGGGGAGTTTAAGTATCCTGCACTTGTATTTATTCCACAGGTAATCGCCGAAAAAATTATAGGGTTTTCCGGACCAGGAACCGGGGTTAAAGGTCTTTGATTTTGTTTTCACTGGCGAAAAACGAGTTTTTCAAAAATTGCTGATTCTGGTATTTCCCGGAATTTAAATGAACACTGGATATTTTTTTCGCGTCGCGGATATTCAGGTTTTTATCCAGGTAAACGATATATATACCTGTATAAAAATTAATCTTTTTCGTATATCTTTCCCACTTCGTTTTATATTTTTTATCTTTTTTGGAATAATATTTTACTTTTTTGTGACCGACTCCATGGGCATTGTTGAAGGAGTTCATAAGACGGTTCATTGTTTTCTCGTCGGGCTCAAGGGCGTTGTATACGGCATCCCGGAGGCTCTGGTTGTCATCAACGGCCAGAATTATCGGAGTCCATCGCGATGCCCGATGTACAGGTACGGAAACCGACGCAGGAGTCTCTTCAAGCCGGGCT encodes the following:
- a CDS encoding type I DNA topoisomerase, with the protein product MKNKPSTLVIVESPSKAKTINKYLGKDYIILSSVGHIIDLPKSRLAIDVDNNFKPEYITIRGKAKILNELKKQASNVSLVLLATDPDREGEAISWHLSNALSPKNSNIKRIEFNEITESAIKEAIKHPREIDIDMVNAQQTRRILDRIVGYNISPVLWKKVKRGLSAGRVQSVALKVICDRESEIDGFIPTEYWTLDISCKFKNKKFLASLFGYQDEKFEAKNNDEMDSVLEKIRGRELTVKDRKVKERRRKPQAPYITSKLQQDAANRLGFTSQKTMMIAQQLYQGVEVTGEGPLGLITYMRTDSTRISEIALKAVREYIENNFEEGSLPPSPNYYKNKKGAQDAHEAIRPTDLNRTPQSLKNDLSKDQYKLYDLIWKRFVASQMTPEVSEVTTVILEADKYLFRATGSTILFRGFSIVEKDDKSEKNQLPELNPGDRVEILEYLPEQHFTTPPPRFNDASLVKFLEESGVGRPSTYAPTIDTLLKRYYVTRSGRQLVPTVLGKLVNNIMSEHFPEFVAVDFTASLEEKLDLIEESKASWVQMLSEFYQPFIETVNQADINIVDMKGILNEETDMVCELCGSKMMKKLGKFGFFLACSGFPQCRNAKPLPLGKCPHCGDGDVVKRSSKKGKGAFYSCTRYPECEFLTRESPSEHKCPQCGSLLFEKRLKGKGEELHCLNKTCHYRVELLDEEVTRNNTNTTD
- a CDS encoding site-specific tyrosine recombinase XerD produces the protein MLNEIDQFMSYLQYERNVSDNTIEAYNRDLIGLYKFLCGDYERHATWQYEVKVTVHDDDILIETISKDDLTSYLEFIFDSGLKRSSIERKIAAVKTFFKFLYNRDIIARNPAGRIIYPKKGKRLPRFLHLKEVNNILKFEDVTFIDFRDRALLETFYSTGSRVAELAAARITDIDMESGRLKVYGKGREERFVFITEETLQTIDRYLKERIKKFRVLSEPLFVNNRGGGITERGIFGIVVKRARAAGMLERVTPHTYRHSFATEMLNQGADLRAVQEMLGHRSLSSTQVYTHTTKERLKRVYDQTHPHALLHKNKKKSD
- the nhaC gene encoding Na+/H+ antiporter NhaC; protein product: MISGRKPSLVVSLIPVIFLIATLTITVIIFGDKATSGPVQSVLMLAAAFAAVFALTHGIKWHDLEEHVLGTMADVMQPILILLLIGALIGVWILSGIVPAIIVWGLKLLSPSIFLFTACIISSVVSMATGSSWSTAGTIGVALVGIGQAMDMNLGMTAGAIVSGAYFGDKLSPFSETTNLAASMAETPLFVHIRHMIWTTTPALIIALILYLILGFTQSHASYTPEKIKIITDIINSKFDTSVYMLLPPVITIGIMVKRFPAIPSIIIGIALGIIFALIFQPQVVSEMAGKSDLPIGMASLKTCLDTAATGFRSSTGMEIVDNLLNKGGMAAMLNTIWLILSAMFFAGVMDGSGMMGSIADGILKGIRGSGNLVAATLGTAVLVNILAAEQYLSIVITGRMYKEAYDKQGLHRKNLSRALEDAGTLTSPLVPWNTCGAFMATTLGVATYLYLPFAFLNIITPLVSLVYAYTGFTIEHVKKAGE
- a CDS encoding tRNA 2-thiouridine(34) synthase MnmA, giving the protein MKIAVAMSGGIDSTIAAILLREMGHDIIGITANFKTGIPADRNNPFFSEKSIEDSRAIAKQFDFPHFVKEISDDFYHLVIDPFCREYMNGRTPNPCTHCNPLIKFKNLLEYALTLGCEKIATGHYSQIKISGKGRYFISRGKDPVKDQSYFLYRLSQYTLERVLFPLGDFLKSEVRDMALKRNLSIAHGPESQEICFIPDNNYSEFIGKMMGTEPPPGNIVDREGNILGRHKGIHNYTIGQRRGLGIAAPHPLYVIRINAGDNTITAGFSEELETEGLVAGDINYMKATSMDDIDILVKTRSTQQPVPAHLIQDGERVRATFVEKQKGISPGQAAVFYDNDGGVLGGGIIEKGFNAG
- a CDS encoding TIGR01212 family radical SAM protein; this encodes MKTKSKTFNPGSWSGKPYNFFGDYLWNKYKCRILKLPINAGLSCPNRDGTLSSEGCIFCSDDGSASPTTSGTTDIERQMTFARDNFRRSDSATRYLAYFQAFTNTYAETATLRKLYDTAIAFPGVTGLMIGTRPDVLDDQVIELIASYRKPQFELWVEIGMQTMHDRSLIFLNRGHDHERTRDAVTRAARSDIPVCAHIILGIPGESWNDMMETAREMASLPVCGVKFHHLHVIKGSALELLYNRGEVPMLTIKEYTSTLCDFIERLRPDILIHRLAGDRNEESLVAPLWGLHKGTVQKTILDEFSRRGTYQGFLHEDLSLD